The Algoriphagus sp. TR-M9 genome has a window encoding:
- a CDS encoding electron transfer flavoprotein subunit beta/FixA family protein, whose product MKILVCITHVPDTTSKIQFTSDNTKFDTTGVQYIIGPYDDYALARAVELRDQTSGKLTVLNVGEAETEPTLRKALAIGADEAIRVNAAPQDSMYVAKQIAHYAKEGAYDLILMGRESIDFNGGMVHGMVGELLGIPSFSPVMKLDIDGGKAKMAREIEGGKELLEADLPLVAGCQEPIAEWKIPNMRGIMSARTKPLNVVEAIAQETQVEAVKYELPPAKGAVKLVDKDNVSELVNLLKNEAKVL is encoded by the coding sequence ATGAAGATTCTTGTTTGTATCACCCATGTGCCCGATACTACGTCCAAGATTCAATTCACTTCGGATAATACCAAGTTTGATACGACGGGGGTTCAATATATCATAGGTCCATATGACGATTACGCACTTGCACGTGCAGTGGAGCTCAGAGACCAGACTTCAGGTAAACTTACCGTGTTGAATGTAGGGGAAGCCGAAACGGAGCCTACCTTAAGAAAAGCGCTTGCAATAGGTGCAGACGAGGCTATTCGTGTCAATGCAGCTCCCCAGGATTCTATGTATGTGGCTAAGCAAATCGCACATTATGCCAAAGAAGGTGCATATGATTTGATTTTGATGGGGAGAGAATCCATCGACTTCAATGGAGGTATGGTACACGGAATGGTAGGTGAGCTACTGGGAATTCCCTCATTTTCTCCTGTGATGAAACTGGATATTGATGGAGGTAAAGCCAAAATGGCCAGGGAAATAGAAGGTGGTAAGGAGCTTTTGGAAGCTGATCTACCTTTGGTAGCCGGGTGTCAGGAGCCTATCGCAGAATGGAAAATCCCAAATATGCGAGGAATTATGTCAGCGCGTACTAAGCCCTTGAACGTGGTGGAAGCAATCGCTCAGGAAACCCAGGTGGAAGCAGTCAAATATGAACTCCCTCCGGCAAAAGGTGCAGTGAAATTAGTCGACAAGGACAATGTATCTGAGCTGGTGAATTTGCTAAAAAATGAAGCAAAAGTACTTTAA
- a CDS encoding tetratricopeptide repeat protein, with the protein MANLDRTQLLRQFTEEEPENPFNWYALALEYKESEAGLAKSLFNKLLTEHAEYLPTYFTAAHFFAELEEIELADQIFQKGIALAKSQNELKTLQELQNAYQNFLFENDMD; encoded by the coding sequence ATGGCCAATTTGGACAGGACTCAGCTGCTGAGGCAATTTACCGAAGAAGAACCCGAAAATCCCTTCAACTGGTATGCTTTGGCATTGGAATACAAGGAAAGTGAAGCGGGTTTGGCTAAATCCTTATTCAACAAGTTGTTAACAGAGCACGCCGAATACTTACCTACTTACTTCACCGCAGCCCATTTTTTTGCAGAATTGGAAGAAATAGAACTGGCAGATCAGATTTTTCAAAAAGGTATTGCTTTGGCAAAATCCCAAAATGAGCTGAAAACCCTGCAGGAATTACAGAATGCATACCAGAATTTTCTATTTGAAAATGATATGGACTGA